Proteins from a single region of Thunnus albacares chromosome 14, fThuAlb1.1, whole genome shotgun sequence:
- the LOC122997122 gene encoding G-protein coupled receptor 26-like, with translation MHAADIVASVLVLGIIVVSLLSNVVVLICFLYNPEIRKQVPGLFILNLTFCNLLLSVSNMPLTLVGLITTGYPGGSGFCQIVGFLDTFLTTNSMLSMAALSIDRWVAVVFPLSYHSKIRHRDAVIALGYTWIHSLCFSTVATCRSWVGYNHLYASCTLCNVRATGSGMQFIIFSVALHSLTFLLTLIVMCVTYLKVLKVARFHCKRIDVITMQTLMLLVDIHPSVRQKCLDEQKRRRQRATKKISTFIGTFVVCFTPYVITRIVELFSPGPINPHWGVLSKCLAYSKAASDPFVYSLLRHQYRKTCSFLANKVLKRSPLNSSSLRMESSIRRSDANSNATNNIQPPSNANKPLSQ, from the exons ATGCACGCAGCGGACATAGTTGCTTCCGTGTTGGTTTTAGGGATTATTGTCGTGTCGCTGCTGTCCAACGTTGTGGTGCTGATCTGCTTTCTGTACAACCCGGAGATCCGCAAACAGGTACCCGGTCTTTTCATTCTCAACTTGACGTTTTGCAACCTCTTGCTGAGCGTGTCCAACATGCCACTAACTCTGGTCGGGCTCATCACCACGGGCTACCCCGGAGGCAGCGGCTTCTGTCAAATTGTTGGTTTCCTCGACACTTTTCTCACCACAAACTCCATGCTCAGCATGGCAGCACTCAGCATCGATAGATGGGTGGCGGTGGTGTTCCCACTGAGCTACCACTCAAAAATACGGCACCGGGATGCAGTGATAGCGCTGGGATACACGTGGATACACTCACTTTGCTTCTCCACAGTGGCCACTTGTCGCTCCTGGGTCGGGTACAACCACCTTTACGCGTCGTGCACCCTCTGCAATGTGAGGGCGACCGGATCCGGCATGCAGTTCATCATCTTCAGCGTGGCTTTGCACTCTCTCACGTTCCTCCTCACACTTATCGTGATGTGTGTAACGTATCTGAAAGTGCTGAAAGTTGCGAGGTTTCACTGTAAACGCATCGACGTGATCACCATGCAGACGTTGATGCTGCTTGTGGATATTCACCCCAG TGTGCGCCAGAAATGCTTGGATGAACAGAAGCGTAGGAGGCAGAGGGCCACCAAGAAGATCAGTACATTCATCGGCACATTTGTGGTATGCTTCACCCCTTATGTCATTACAAG AATTGTAGAGCTCTTCTCCCCAGGACCCATAAACCCTCACTGGGGCGTGCTATCCAAATGTTTGGCCTACAGCAAGGCAGCAAGCGACCCGTTTGTCTACTCGCTGCTCCGTCACCAGTACAGGAAGACCTGCAGCTTCCTGGCTAACAAAGTCCTCAAGAGGAGTCCACTCAACTCCTCCTCCCTCAGGATGGAGAGCAGCATAAGGAGAAGCGATGCCAACTCCAACGCCACCAACAACATCCAACCACCTTCTAATGCTAACAAGCCGCTCAGCCAGTGA